The Candidatus Saccharibacteria bacterium genomic sequence CGTACCGTATCAAGTATATGCCAAAGCTGACTATCCTTGATCGACTCCAAATTGCCAATCAAGAGATTTTGACGAATACTCAAAGCATCAAAAATCAGATAATCCTGCATCATTACAGTAAAATTCTCAAGGTACTGCTCCTGACTATAATTCTCAAGGCTAACTCCATTGACCCTGATCTCCCCGCCCGTAGGAGTATAAAACCCTAAAAGCAACTTAATGATGCTTGTCTTACCTGCCCCATTCTCCCCGACTAATGCCAACTTTTGACCTGGCTTGATCTCAAAATTGAGACCTTGCAAGCTAAATTGCCCCTCTAGATCTGACTGATTGGGATAATGAAAGTCAAGCCGAGTAAACTCTATCCCCAAGTCTTGGTTATGACCAATCTCAGATCGAACTTCTGACTTATTAACATAAGCCAGTTCTTTCAATCTCTCAATATCTACAACATAGCTAAGACTTTCTGCGGTATTTTTGATACTTCCAGCCATACCACCGGTCGAACTGACTAGATTGCTAATCAAACCTCTAGCCAAAATGATCTGACTCAGACCAATGCCCCCTGAAACTGCCCTAAAGACTAGCCAGAGATCAGCCAAAAACTGTACCATTAGCTGAGAACTTTCAGCAATAATTTCACCCGATATCTCCTTTTTGGCAACCGACTGACTAGATTGATTAATCCTATCTGAATGCCTTTGATAAATCCCTAATAATTCCTTAACTCCTCCCAGGGTCTTAATATCCAGAACATGGTTTGGCATTGTTAAGAAATACCCAAGACTATCCTTGATACGATAATCTGCATAGATATTGTCAAAATTCTTGCGTCTCAAAGTCACTGCTCTAAACTGAACCCAAATGAGAGGAATTACTATTAAAACCGCAGCTAGTCCAATCACTACTGAAAAATAGAGCAAAGCAACAAAAGTGGATATATAAGTGATCAGCTTTGTAAAAATTGAAAGTAGGGAGTAAATCAGATTGGATATCATTTGTGAATTCTGATTGATCCTGACTAATATTGGCTGTATCTCAGGGTCTTCGAGTGTAGCTATATTAATCTGATACATACTCTTGACTATGATTCTCTGGACTACTATGTCAATCATATTATCTACCTTGATCTGCATGAAAGACAATCCTTGAGAGAGTAAATCTGTAATGATTCGATAAGTTAGCCAAGCTATCAACCAACTAATCACTCCAGAGCTATCAGCTTGATCCGATACCAGGCTTGCAAATTGGGTAATAATCTTGGCTACTATATAGGCTTCCCCGAGTGGCCTCAAGCCTTCTAGGACTTTACCAGCAACCAGGCAGGTCATCATGAGACGATTGACACTAAACTGTTCAGACAAGATAGCCTTGACTCCTCGGTAATACAATTTGAGATCTGATTTGCCCATACAGCTATTATATATCAACCTCAACCTTTTTGATTTTGTTATAATCCTAATGTATGACAAACGATGATACTGATCTGGCCAATATCTTCCAGCCTGACCTAACCCCTCAGCAAATGCTTGAGCTAGGAATATTTGGCGGAGCCTATTTCCCGACCATACCTTCCGATTTGCCTCCAGGGTGGTTTGTCCATGCAAAGATTAGTCCGGCTGGCAAACCAATCCCCAGCCTCAATTACTATGGAGTCATAGCATCCCAATCACGCGCTATCTGGGAACAAAAGGGCTGGATCAATCCAATCGATCCCCTTGGTTGGTTTCAATGGTATTGTAGATATTATCTAGGTCGAAGACTAGAAATAGAAGACACTAGACAGATCAAACGCTGGCTAGCAATCAAGCGTCACAAGAGCCAGATCATCTCTAATTGCATACCCGAAGATCAAGCCTGTAGGCCTAAGCAAAGACAAGCACTATTGCAATGGGCTTATGATCCAAGACGATTCTGAGTCATAACTATATCCGCCAATGATGGTAGTAAAGTATTGTCATCCTCCGAAACCCGAAGGGTTTACAGGGGATCCACCTCTGCTGACACTTGGATAGTCATTTAATGCAAATTACTGGATATCCCATAAATCCCTGCCAGATTTTGGAATATGACGGGATGGAGGGCTGGATTTTAAGAGATGACGGGGTAGGGGCTGGGTTTTGAACAATGACGATATTGGGGTTGCAGATATTTGAGTTCATGACAAGAAAAGGGAAGACTAATATAGAGAGAATGTATTCTAGCTAGTACGTCTACGAAATAATCTAGCCGAAATTGGTACTGCTACTACCAAGCAAACCAAACACCAAATAATCGCCTTGGTATAATAATCTCCCGGATCTTGACCAAGAATCAGTGCTCGGACTGCTTCAACCACCTGAGTAATTGGTTGGTTCTCAGCAAATGCCCTGAGATACCGACCCATACCTGCTGTAGGAGTGAATGCACTTGAAGCAAAAGTCAAAGGAAAGATTATCACAAATGTTAGCCACTGTACGGCCTCTACACTCTTGGAGATTACACCGACTATAGACGCCAACCAAGAAAATGCCAGAGTAAAAATGATCAAAAGTAAAGCAATCTGTAGCCAACCAACCAAGTCTGTCTCCGGCCGAAAACCAATTGCAAACCCAGCTACGATCATCACAGTTGTCGAAATCGCATTACGTAAGAGATCTGCCACCACATGCCCACTCAAAACTGCAATGTTTGACATCGGTAGTGACCGAAATCTATCCATAATCCCCTTGCTCATATCATTGGAGACTGCAATTGCTGTAGTAGTAGAACCAAAAGCTACCGTCTGGACAACAATACCAGCCATCAAATAATTGATATAACTAATACCTTCTGGCAAGGCTTTCTCAATCGATCCACCAAACACCGAAGCAAATAATACCAAAAACATAATTGGCTGGAAAAATGCACCCAAGAGCTGATCGGTATTACGCAAGATATGCATAGTACTACGCCAGATCATTACCTGGATATCGACTAATGTTGCCTTGAAATTATTCATTGATCTCTTCTCCATTGGTAAGCAATAAGAATACATCATCTAATGTAGGTCTATGGATTTCAATCCCAGCTGGACTAATGCGAGCATACTCGAGCAAATCTAGGATTGGCTTGAGGTCACTACCATCCCCCTTAATTGATATCCCGACAGTCAATTTATCTTGATCTTGACTCGGATTATATTTTTCAAGAACACTGATCACCAACTCAAAGTCCTCGCTATTTTTGAGTCTAATCTCTAGTCTGTCTTGACCGACTTTTGCCTTAAGCTGCTCAGGCGTACCATGGGCAATCACCTTCCCTCCACCGATCACGATAATTTGGTCTGCGAGCTGATCTGCTTCCTCAAGATATTGAGTAGTCAGCAAGATTGTTGTACCAGAATCTAGAAGTGATCTAATCATCTGCCACATCGTTTGGCGAGATCGAGGATCCAGCCCAGTCGTCGGTTCATCAAGAAAGATAATTGGTGGGCTAGCAATCAAGCTGATTGCTAGATCCAACCTTCTTCTCATCCCACCTGAATAATCTTTGACCTTACGTTTTGCAGCATCTACTAGATCAAAATCTACCAGCAACTGTTCTGCTCTCTGCTTGGACTGCTCCTTATTGAGCTGATAAAGCCTCCCCATCATTATCAAATTCTCGCTTCCGGTCAAAAGCTCATCTACAGCTGCTGATTGGCCTGTCAGACCTATTACTCTGCGTATTTGTTCTGGGTGTCTTAACAGATCAATGCCAGCAATTGTCACCTCTCCTTGATCTGGATTAAGTAAAGTAGAAAGAATCTTGACCGTAGTAGTCTTGCCCGCTCCATTTGGTCCGAGTAACGCTAACATTGTCCCCTTATTGACCTCAAAATCTATCCCCTTCAATACTTGATTGTCCCCATAAGATTTAGTCAAATCTCGTACTTTGATAATTTCTTGCATAAGACTATTCTAGCACAAATATCAAACTAGCTAGCTATAGATGGGTGAAGAAATCCATCACTACCTATTTGACCAGATGGTAGTAACTTAGACCTAGTCTCTTGATCATTGGTAAGTGATAATAAGTAGCCAGCATACCTTAATACATAATCCCCCCAATGCCAAAGAACCCTATCTATCGGAGTATAAGGACTAGGTTCTGTTAGTCTATAATTTCCTTGCGTCAATACTTTGCCACTTGAACATCTATCCAGAGCTCCGAGCTCTTCTAGCAAGAAATAATACTGTTGACTAACAATAGTAGAAGATCTTGCTACCGGACATCCAACACTTTTTGTATGATCAATCTTTGATATAAAAAATTTTCTGCCTGCATTAGTTAGCTTAATATACTGCCTAATTGCATCCACCCCTTCAATGGAATCGTCAGTATCATTCTTCAATTCAAGAAAATAATCCTGGATATCTTCTATTTTCTTATAATCCTGAATGCTCTTGTCTGCCAAACTTCCAAAAAGTGACCTATTTTTCCCTACTACTCTATCAATCTTCATCTGATTCACAATTGGTCCCAAAAGAGTAGGCCCTGTCAAGGCCATTTGATTGACGATATCACCAAACCAACCTGTTTGAAACATCATTCCATAATCCATCAAACTTAAAGGGCTTTGATTAAATCTCTTGTATCTTAAGAAATAAGAAATTTCAATCCCTAATGCTCCAGCAAAAGCTCCTGTAAATTCCCTATCTGCAAATCCAAACATTTCTAATTGGTTAGCCCCCTTGTCATCTGCTATTCCCAGTCTACGTGCCTCACGGACTGCTCGGTGTTGAGTTCTGTATGATATTGATCTCACAACTTTTGTATGAGCTGCCAGTAGTAAGGGGTCGGTTATGGCTTGCTTTGGGAATGAAAGATTGTCTATTTGTTCTACAAGACTACCAACGTGAAAACCATATGTCCATAAAGCTGGCCCACTCAAAAATTTTTTTCTTTCAGTAGCTTTTGACTCAGGAGACTTCATAATACCTGTATTATACAATAATATATATCAAATCTATAGTCCTGGAATAATCTGCTATAATTACAATGGTACACTATGAAATTTACTATGAAAAATCTTATACTTAATCGAGCTCTAAATTGATTATCATGGTAATACTACAATCTTTGCTGATCTCAATGGCTATCCAGCTAGGTTTCTTTGTATTTGCCTCCAAATACAAAACCGACAAGTTGACAGACCTTTCATATGGACTAAGCTTCATTGCACTTGCTTTTTATAGCCTGATCAACAGTGATCAGATTTCAAACTACCAAGTAATACTCATGTCAATGATAGCTATCTGGGGAATTCGTATATCAGGCTATCTACTTATCAGGATTATTAAAACCGGCAAAGATGCTAGATTCGATGGAATCAGGGAAAACTTCTGGAAGTTTGCAAGATTTTGGCTACTCCAGGGCTTCAGTGTTTGGGTGATCAGTTTGCCAGCAACTTATTTATTAAGCCTAGACCAACCCACCAATTTCAACATTTATGCAATCATAGGTATTATAATCTGGATCAAGGGAATATCATTAGAGACCATTGCTGATCTTCAGTTATATAGATTTAGATTTAAACTCAAGCCTAAACCTCAACCCTGGATTGATTCTGGGGTTTGGCACTACTCTCGTCATCCCAACTATTTTGGAGAAATTTCACTATGGTGGGGTATATTTGTCTACGGACTAAGCTACTACGCTGACGCTTATTGGCTGACTGCACTAGGGCCAATATTTATTACCCTACTAATAACCATGGTTAGTGGCATACCAATCCTCGAAAAATCAGCCAACAAGCAATGGGGAGAGGATCAAAAATATCAAGAGTACAAAAATAAAACCCCAATACTAGTGCCAAACTTTTTTAAAAAATCCTAGCTTCTTGAACGTTCGCGAATTAGTAACATTGTAATCAGCTCAAGAATCTCTACTGACAAATCTCCCGATGATCCAGTCAAACTCAAGTGAAACTCAGCTTCAAACAATCCTGGCTGCTTGACAATCTCCGCTACCTCTTGACCATCTGGAGTAGACAACCCATAACGTACATGGAAGATGTAGCCATTGATCAAGCCAATAAATGGTATCTCACCCAATAAGGAATCCATTACCTTTGCCCAAGGATTTTTCTCATGAATTTTATAGACTAGCTGGCCATTCTTGTCCAATATCTCATAATTTGCCTTCCAGATTGATGCCCGACCATTACGCTTTAATTTACAAAGTGGTTCTCCCTGTGCTCCCGTGAGACTATAGCTCAAATTATAATCAATGATCTTATCAGCATTGATTATACCTATTATCTGATCCTTGTTGGTATCTTGATAAAAAGTAACCTTTTCTTTGACCTTGAAAAATTTTTGTTGTGCATAAGCAACGATTTGATTTTGACTACCAAAAATAGTCACCTTGCCTGTCAAGGCAATCTTCTTAAATACTATTCTATACATTATTTGATCCTCCTATTGTAGAAACTTATATTTATTCACTAATCTCAGCCTTGACCATGCTCTA encodes the following:
- a CDS encoding ABC transporter ATP-binding protein; this translates as MGKSDLKLYYRGVKAILSEQFSVNRLMMTCLVAGKVLEGLRPLGEAYIVAKIITQFASLVSDQADSSGVISWLIAWLTYRIITDLLSQGLSFMQIKVDNMIDIVVQRIIVKSMYQINIATLEDPEIQPILVRINQNSQMISNLIYSLLSIFTKLITYISTFVALLYFSVVIGLAAVLIVIPLIWVQFRAVTLRRKNFDNIYADYRIKDSLGYFLTMPNHVLDIKTLGGVKELLGIYQRHSDRINQSSQSVAKKEISGEIIAESSQLMVQFLADLWLVFRAVSGGIGLSQIILARGLISNLVSSTGGMAGSIKNTAESLSYVVDIERLKELAYVNKSEVRSEIGHNQDLGIEFTRLDFHYPNQSDLEGQFSLQGLNFEIKPGQKLALVGENGAGKTSIIKLLLGFYTPTGGEIRVNGVSLENYSQEQYLENFTVMMQDYLIFDALSIRQNLLIGNLESIKDSQLWHILDTVRLGNFVRSLPNGLDSRLWVNVEGGINLSGGQKQRLGLARALLRRSKFLILDEPTAAVDARAEEGIIETIFADKGHQSILIVSHRLSTARRADKILFIDQGRVIEQGSHQELMSQRGAYFELFEKQAKGYQ
- a CDS encoding ABC transporter permease, with translation MNNFKATLVDIQVMIWRSTMHILRNTDQLLGAFFQPIMFLVLFASVFGGSIEKALPEGISYINYLMAGIVVQTVAFGSTTTAIAVSNDMSKGIMDRFRSLPMSNIAVLSGHVVADLLRNAISTTVMIVAGFAIGFRPETDLVGWLQIALLLIIFTLAFSWLASIVGVISKSVEAVQWLTFVIIFPLTFASSAFTPTAGMGRYLRAFAENQPITQVVEAVRALILGQDPGDYYTKAIIWCLVCLVVAVPISARLFRRRTS
- a CDS encoding ATP-binding cassette domain-containing protein; this translates as MQEIIKVRDLTKSYGDNQVLKGIDFEVNKGTMLALLGPNGAGKTTTVKILSTLLNPDQGEVTIAGIDLLRHPEQIRRVIGLTGQSAAVDELLTGSENLIMMGRLYQLNKEQSKQRAEQLLVDFDLVDAAKRKVKDYSGGMRRRLDLAISLIASPPIIFLDEPTTGLDPRSRQTMWQMIRSLLDSGTTILLTTQYLEEADQLADQIIVIGGGKVIAHGTPEQLKAKVGQDRLEIRLKNSEDFELVISVLEKYNPSQDQDKLTVGISIKGDGSDLKPILDLLEYARISPAGIEIHRPTLDDVFLLLTNGEEINE
- a CDS encoding DUF1295 domain-containing protein, which gives rise to MAIQLGFFVFASKYKTDKLTDLSYGLSFIALAFYSLINSDQISNYQVILMSMIAIWGIRISGYLLIRIIKTGKDARFDGIRENFWKFARFWLLQGFSVWVISLPATYLLSLDQPTNFNIYAIIGIIIWIKGISLETIADLQLYRFRFKLKPKPQPWIDSGVWHYSRHPNYFGEISLWWGIFVYGLSYYADAYWLTALGPIFITLLITMVSGIPILEKSANKQWGEDQKYQEYKNKTPILVPNFFKKS